A genomic segment from Acyrthosiphon pisum isolate AL4f chromosome A3, pea_aphid_22Mar2018_4r6ur, whole genome shotgun sequence encodes:
- the LOC115034387 gene encoding uncharacterized protein LOC115034387 yields MNPEQVAPGVAAKQSTRIMIGEPRGAPLGSDMVVTGGSIGIIHVWGDRIYNTNRTRRLNPKQRRCLFSDESTTGMGTKYYLRRNCKAACYMNHMVHHCGCYLEFMFGLMHRKYRR; encoded by the exons ATGAACCCGGAACAAGTCGCTCCTGGAGTAGCTGCCAAACAATCGACAAgg ataatgatTGGCGAACCCAGAGGCGCTCCGCTCGGATCGGATATGGTCGTGACAGGGGGCAGCATTGGCATTATTCACGTGTGGGGAGATAGGATATACAACACAAACAGGACCAGGAGACTGAACCCGAAACAGCGAAGGTGTCTTTTTTCCGACGAGAGTACCACTGGAATGGGCACAAAATACTACCTGCGGAGAAATTGCAAGGCAGCATGTTACATGAATCACATGGTCCATCACTGCGGCTGTTATTTGGAGTTCATGTTCGGCCTCATGCATCGTAAGTACcgtcgttaa